A window of the Lactobacillus gasseri ATCC 33323 = JCM 1131 genome harbors these coding sequences:
- a CDS encoding LysR family transcriptional regulator: MELRVLRYFLAVCEEKNISKAANSLHISQPSLSRQLKNLEEELGVTLFYRGHQEITLTQEGYYLQEHAEEIISLANKTQQNLKHSKIISGELYIGAGESIAIKRVMDIVNNIVKNYHQVKIHVFNGNSSMIEGKIERGILDFGITMGQYDTTQNFNSLTLPENNEYGIIVSKDHPLAKQPYIVPEDLQKYPLIISKHTANSDNFRDWCTDPQKLNIVATFNLPDNLQYLVEKGPYCLLIYKDLLSLSPESNLCFIPLQPKIIDHNRLIWNSRVQLSNVARLFLKLLRNSIKNEKLV, from the coding sequence ATGGAGTTAAGGGTTTTAAGATACTTTCTGGCTGTTTGCGAAGAAAAAAATATATCAAAAGCTGCAAATTCTCTTCATATTAGTCAACCATCCTTATCAAGACAGTTAAAAAATCTAGAAGAAGAACTTGGTGTCACCCTGTTTTACCGAGGGCATCAAGAAATCACGTTAACCCAGGAAGGTTATTATCTTCAAGAACATGCTGAAGAGATTATTTCTTTAGCTAATAAGACACAACAAAATTTAAAACATTCTAAAATCATTTCTGGTGAATTATATATTGGAGCTGGAGAAAGTATTGCAATTAAGCGTGTGATGGATATTGTAAATAATATTGTTAAAAATTATCATCAAGTAAAAATTCATGTTTTTAATGGGAATTCTTCTATGATCGAAGGGAAAATTGAGCGTGGTATTTTAGACTTTGGAATTACAATGGGACAATATGATACGACTCAAAACTTTAATAGCCTTACACTTCCTGAAAATAATGAATATGGAATAATTGTAAGTAAAGATCATCCTCTTGCCAAGCAACCATATATTGTCCCTGAAGACCTTCAAAAATATCCACTTATTATTTCTAAGCATACAGCTAATTCTGATAACTTTAGAGATTGGTGTACTGATCCGCAAAAATTAAATATCGTAGCCACATTTAATTTACCTGATAATCTGCAATATCTAGTAGAAAAAGGACCATATTGCCTACTAATTTATAAAGATTTACTTTCACTTTCTCCGGAGAGCAACCTTTGTTTTATTCCACTTCAACCCAAAATAATTGATCATAATCGGTTAATTTGGAATTCAAGAGTTCAACTATCAAACGTTGCGCGTTTATTTCTTAAATTATTACGTAATTCTATAAAAAATGAAAAACTAGTTTAG
- a CDS encoding YoaK family protein: protein MGIFSDEKYRPSESRILATALTFSAGFIDAYTYIQRGHTLSAGQTGNVIFFASAFADHNIAGMLNRATTFIAFTLGLLLVGLFHKYVKSNYWRVFCLFPILFICLGVGFVPKNVPNYYVVPVIAFGLAVQNASFSKIEGMGYNNAFTTGNLKKSVVAWSAYFFGEDKSQHNAAVNYMFLVIAFALGAIVSALLQKIFVLKTIWFAVLLLGAINIVYTISLNKRKKLSFSKNE from the coding sequence ATGGGTATATTTTCAGATGAAAAATATCGTCCATCTGAATCACGTATTTTAGCTACAGCATTGACTTTTTCGGCGGGATTTATAGATGCCTATACTTATATTCAACGGGGACATACTTTATCTGCTGGACAAACAGGTAACGTAATCTTCTTTGCATCAGCATTTGCTGATCATAATATTGCAGGCATGTTAAACAGGGCAACAACATTTATTGCTTTTACCTTAGGATTGCTACTTGTTGGACTTTTCCATAAATATGTAAAAAGTAATTATTGGCGTGTATTCTGTTTATTTCCAATTTTATTTATTTGTTTAGGAGTTGGTTTTGTACCTAAAAACGTACCAAATTACTATGTAGTTCCCGTAATTGCGTTTGGCTTAGCGGTTCAGAATGCATCATTTAGTAAAATTGAAGGTATGGGGTATAATAATGCATTTACAACTGGCAACTTGAAAAAATCTGTAGTTGCTTGGAGTGCATATTTCTTTGGTGAGGATAAGTCACAGCATAACGCGGCTGTTAACTATATGTTTTTGGTTATTGCATTTGCACTTGGCGCAATTGTATCAGCATTGCTACAAAAGATCTTTGTTTTAAAAACTATTTGGTTTGCTGTTTTACTTTTAGGTGCAATCAATATTGTTTATACGATCTCTTTAAATAAAAGGAAAAAACTATCTTTTTCTAAAAATGAATAA
- the recQ gene encoding DNA helicase RecQ, whose translation MKSLQVLKDVFGYTTFRAGQEKVINLVLKGENVLAVMPTGAGKSLCYQIPALINPGLTLVVSPLISLMKDQIDSLKQNGINAAALNSATPQEEVNPILRQAYEGKIKLLYVTPERLAMNYFRYQLNFLNVSLVAVDEAHCISQWGHDFRPAYRQIMDGVKSIKSNPNILALTATATPSVQKDIADQLQIPSANYVITSFARPNLSFKVVDNPKNTNLYLLDYIKQHPHESGIIYASTRKHVEELTDYLAQNGILTASYHAGLSNKERADVQDAFQFDKVQVIVATNAFGMGIDKRNVRFVIHANSTPNLESYYQEAGRAGRDGEACEGILIYHPKDIRLYRWFIEQSDLDDEYQKIQYQKLAMITKYVNTTECLQQFIVSYFGQSCDPCGKCSNCLGTFIEKDITSESKSIISTIYELDGRFGKTVVADVVSGANNQRMREIDAAHLKHYGSLKLGKTKILDLINYLISHNYLQLTDSQYPLVHVTNLGWDVLDNKKRVTQKISKKRERLIQTSSQVSKEENDLFVRLKEIRLGLAKKQGIPAFYIFSDKSLREMSLQKPETQADLLNISGVGQAKLKAYGQIMLVAIKNYLKEQTD comes from the coding sequence ATGAAATCATTACAAGTATTAAAAGATGTATTTGGCTACACAACTTTTCGAGCAGGACAAGAAAAAGTTATTAATTTGGTGCTTAAAGGAGAAAATGTTCTAGCAGTAATGCCAACTGGTGCAGGCAAATCGCTGTGTTATCAAATTCCTGCCTTAATTAACCCTGGTTTAACTTTGGTAGTTTCACCCTTAATTTCACTAATGAAAGACCAAATTGATTCATTAAAACAAAATGGTATTAATGCGGCAGCCCTAAATTCGGCGACTCCTCAAGAAGAAGTAAATCCAATTTTAAGGCAAGCCTATGAAGGAAAAATAAAGCTGCTTTATGTAACTCCTGAGCGATTAGCAATGAATTATTTTCGCTATCAGCTGAACTTCTTAAATGTTTCATTAGTCGCAGTCGATGAAGCACACTGTATTTCACAATGGGGACATGATTTTCGACCAGCTTATCGCCAAATAATGGATGGCGTCAAATCAATTAAGAGTAATCCGAATATTTTAGCTTTAACTGCAACAGCAACCCCCTCAGTTCAAAAAGACATCGCTGACCAATTGCAGATACCTTCTGCCAATTATGTTATTACTTCATTTGCAAGGCCCAATCTAAGCTTCAAGGTAGTGGATAATCCTAAAAATACTAATTTGTATCTTTTAGACTATATTAAACAGCATCCCCATGAATCTGGAATCATATATGCTAGTACAAGAAAACACGTTGAAGAATTAACTGACTATTTGGCTCAAAATGGCATTTTAACAGCTAGTTATCACGCTGGTCTTTCTAATAAAGAGAGGGCAGATGTACAAGATGCTTTTCAATTCGATAAAGTACAAGTAATAGTGGCTACTAATGCTTTTGGAATGGGAATTGACAAAAGAAATGTTCGTTTTGTCATTCATGCTAACAGTACACCAAATTTAGAATCATATTATCAAGAAGCCGGCAGAGCAGGTAGAGACGGTGAAGCTTGTGAGGGGATATTAATCTATCACCCTAAAGATATTCGACTCTATCGCTGGTTTATTGAACAATCTGATTTAGATGACGAGTATCAAAAAATACAATATCAAAAACTAGCTATGATTACTAAATATGTAAATACCACAGAGTGTTTACAACAGTTTATTGTCAGCTATTTTGGGCAAAGCTGTGATCCTTGTGGCAAGTGTTCTAACTGTTTAGGAACCTTTATTGAAAAAGACATTACTTCAGAAAGTAAAAGTATCATTTCAACTATTTATGAACTGGATGGTCGTTTTGGTAAGACTGTGGTTGCTGATGTAGTTTCAGGAGCAAATAATCAACGCATGAGAGAAATTGATGCAGCTCATCTAAAACATTATGGTAGTTTAAAGCTGGGAAAGACTAAGATCCTAGATTTAATAAATTATCTAATTAGCCATAATTATTTACAACTAACTGATAGTCAGTATCCATTAGTTCATGTGACTAATTTAGGATGGGACGTCTTAGATAATAAAAAGCGTGTAACTCAAAAAATTTCTAAAAAAAGAGAAAGGTTAATTCAAACTTCTAGTCAAGTTTCCAAAGAGGAAAATGACCTGTTTGTTAGATTAAAAGAAATTCGCTTAGGTTTGGCTAAAAAGCAGGGGATACCAGCTTTTTATATCTTTTCAGACAAGTCTTTAAGAGAAATGTCACTGCAAAAGCCTGAAACACAAGCAGATCTTTTAAATATTTCGGGAGTAGGTCAAGCAAAGCTTAAAGCCTATGGTCAAATTATGTTAGTTGCAATTAAAAATTACTTGAAAGAACAGACAGACTAA
- a CDS encoding manganese-dependent inorganic pyrophosphatase: MAKELIFGHQNPDTDAIGTAIAYSYLQNKLGYDTEAVALGEANDETKYALNKFGFTAPRVIKTASNEVDAVMLVDHNEPQQSVSDIDKVKVTHVVDHHRIMNFNTADPLYYRAAPVGCTSTIMWQMYNEKEIEIPQDIAGIMLSAIISDTLLLKSPTTTDQDKEAVEALANIAGVNYKEYGLKMLKAGTNIADKSEEDLIDLDAKSFELNGSNVRVAQINVVDLPEALERKEAFLKAMDEASKSEGYDMFMLLITNILDSDSEALVVGSDESKAKFEKAFNTKLSDSEVKLPGVVSRKKQVVPPLTNAFEA, translated from the coding sequence ATGGCAAAAGAATTGATTTTTGGTCACCAAAATCCCGATACTGATGCAATCGGAACTGCAATTGCATACTCATACTTACAAAACAAATTAGGTTACGATACTGAAGCAGTTGCTTTGGGCGAAGCTAATGATGAAACTAAGTATGCTTTAAATAAATTTGGTTTTACAGCACCTCGTGTAATTAAAACTGCCTCAAATGAAGTTGATGCAGTTATGCTTGTTGACCACAACGAACCTCAACAAAGTGTTTCTGACATTGATAAGGTTAAAGTAACTCACGTAGTAGATCACCACCGTATCATGAACTTTAATACCGCTGATCCTTTATACTACCGTGCAGCTCCAGTTGGTTGTACAAGTACAATTATGTGGCAAATGTACAACGAAAAAGAAATTGAAATTCCACAAGATATTGCCGGAATTATGCTTTCAGCTATTATTTCAGATACTTTATTATTAAAATCACCAACTACTACAGATCAAGATAAGGAAGCCGTAGAAGCTTTAGCTAATATCGCTGGGGTTAATTACAAGGAATATGGTCTTAAGATGCTTAAAGCTGGTACTAACATTGCTGATAAGTCAGAAGAAGACTTAATCGATTTAGACGCTAAGAGCTTTGAATTAAACGGTAGCAATGTTCGTGTAGCACAAATTAACGTTGTTGACTTACCAGAAGCCTTAGAACGTAAAGAAGCCTTCTTAAAGGCTATGGATGAAGCTTCTAAGAGTGAAGGCTACGACATGTTCATGCTTTTGATTACTAATATTCTTGATTCAGATTCAGAAGCTTTAGTAGTAGGTAGTGATGAATCCAAAGCTAAGTTTGAAAAAGCATTTAATACTAAGTTGTCAGATTCAGAAGTTAAATTGCCAGGTGTTGTTTCAAGAAAGAAACAAGTTGTTCCTCCATTAACTAATGCTTTTGAGGCTTAA
- a CDS encoding LysR family transcriptional regulator, whose product MKTNTDAVLSAKSLRYFLQLIDNMSYTQAAQILGITQPALTQQIKKLERAVGSPLFGQMGKKLYLTDAGLKMEETAKALFSTVNNAVDSIQQYTKSDTGTISLGVLSTIEARVIDQFLIEFNQKYPEITLHVGFYNRTELWDKLDNNQLDLAVLYMPDHNATVKNMKQYMAKQIYPESVVFLTHNSEAKFNKLTQHKWVTYPKDYYLPQIVRRFYAAEFPNNELPASVTFTAPYQLIKFAEQTDYNTYVSKSFYKAHKAKITLSPLEPKHETNFESCFIYRKNKSEIPRLVNFLNEWDKFINEKDYDSRLEEVKVNI is encoded by the coding sequence ATGAAAACAAATACTGATGCAGTTCTATCTGCGAAATCTTTACGTTACTTTCTTCAATTAATTGATAACATGAGTTACACTCAAGCAGCTCAAATCTTAGGAATAACCCAACCAGCATTAACTCAACAAATTAAGAAGCTAGAGCGTGCAGTTGGATCTCCCTTATTTGGTCAAATGGGAAAAAAGCTTTACTTAACTGATGCAGGTCTAAAAATGGAGGAAACAGCTAAGGCACTATTTTCAACGGTTAACAATGCTGTTGATAGTATTCAGCAATATACAAAATCAGATACTGGAACTATTTCCTTAGGTGTATTATCTACGATTGAAGCTAGGGTTATTGATCAATTTTTGATTGAATTTAACCAAAAATATCCAGAGATAACGTTACATGTTGGCTTTTACAATAGAACAGAGCTTTGGGATAAATTAGATAATAATCAATTAGATCTAGCAGTTCTTTATATGCCAGATCACAACGCGACTGTTAAAAACATGAAACAATATATGGCTAAGCAAATTTATCCTGAATCAGTAGTATTTTTAACTCATAATTCAGAAGCAAAGTTTAATAAGTTAACACAACATAAGTGGGTAACTTATCCTAAGGATTACTACTTACCTCAAATTGTGCGTCGATTTTATGCTGCTGAATTTCCGAATAATGAGTTGCCAGCTTCAGTTACTTTTACTGCTCCTTATCAACTAATAAAATTCGCAGAACAAACGGATTACAATACTTATGTTTCAAAGAGTTTTTATAAAGCACATAAAGCTAAAATCACGCTTTCCCCATTAGAGCCAAAACATGAAACAAACTTTGAAAGCTGCTTTATTTATCGTAAAAACAAGAGTGAAATACCTAGATTAGTTAATTTCTTAAATGAATGGGATAAATTTATTAATGAAAAAGATTATGATAGTCGATTAGAAGAGGTTAAAGTTAATATTTAA
- the xerS gene encoding tyrosine recombinase XerS codes for METNRYLTLIKQELANMPDFVKEYNLGTSHSLTTTYQYLTEIRRFFDWLRQNKISTASSNKEIELSTLEGMQRNDVMLYIHYLKHTKNQQGRLNSPTTINRSINALRSLYKFLTITSDNNHGEPYFDRNVMLKIDSLNDTKTLNYRAHVLESHMYMGDLKYQFLDFIENEYEHKCNKQSLPSFKKNHERDIAIIALILGTGIRVSECVGVNVRNINLKDEMLDVVRKGGQKDSVPIADWTIPYLKKYQKIRTDRYHANKNDIAFFLTRWHGKTRRMTANAVEKMVNKYSAAFGKPLTPHKLRHTLASELYEVTKDQVLVAQQLGQKGTTATDLYTHVDQKKQKDALNKINRHKNQD; via the coding sequence TTGGAAACTAACAGATATTTAACCCTAATTAAACAAGAGCTGGCGAATATGCCTGATTTTGTAAAAGAATATAATCTTGGCACTAGCCATTCATTAACCACAACATACCAATATTTAACAGAAATTCGTCGTTTTTTTGATTGGCTGAGACAAAATAAAATATCTACAGCTTCTTCCAATAAAGAAATTGAACTATCAACACTAGAAGGCATGCAGCGAAATGATGTTATGCTTTATATTCATTATCTTAAGCACACAAAAAATCAACAAGGACGATTAAATTCACCTACTACAATTAACCGATCAATTAATGCTCTTCGTTCTTTATATAAATTCTTAACGATTACTTCAGACAACAATCATGGAGAACCATATTTTGATCGTAATGTCATGCTAAAAATTGATTCATTAAATGACACTAAAACGTTGAATTACCGGGCTCATGTTCTAGAATCTCATATGTACATGGGTGATTTAAAATATCAGTTTTTAGATTTTATTGAAAATGAATACGAGCATAAATGTAATAAACAGTCGCTACCTTCTTTCAAAAAGAATCATGAACGTGATATAGCTATTATTGCATTAATTTTAGGTACGGGAATCAGAGTTTCAGAATGCGTTGGTGTCAACGTTCGTAATATTAACTTAAAAGATGAAATGCTTGATGTAGTTCGAAAAGGTGGCCAAAAAGATAGTGTTCCAATTGCTGACTGGACTATTCCTTATTTAAAAAAATATCAAAAAATACGTACTGATCGTTATCATGCAAATAAAAACGATATAGCCTTCTTTTTAACTAGATGGCATGGAAAAACCAGAAGAATGACTGCGAATGCTGTTGAGAAAATGGTCAATAAATATTCTGCTGCTTTTGGAAAACCGCTAACCCCGCACAAATTGCGCCATACTTTGGCTAGTGAACTGTACGAAGTAACTAAAGATCAAGTTCTCGTTGCACAACAACTAGGGCAAAAAGGAACTACGGCTACTGACTTGTATACTCACGTAGATCAAAAAAAACAAAAAGATGCTCTCAATAAGATCAATAGACATAAGAATCAAGATTAA
- a CDS encoding peptidylprolyl isomerase: protein MEYPQLDLKNAKGPKAIIQTNHGDIEVQLFEKEAPMTVENFVRLAKKGYYDGTTFHRVISDFMIQGGDPKGDGTGGESIWGHPFEDEFSNKLFNVRGALSMANSGPNTNGSQFFIVQNKNVPKRMIKEMDAAGYPKELVKAYKQGGTPWLDGRHTVFGQVIKGMDVVDEIAKVPRDKANDKPKEDVIIKSIHIED from the coding sequence ATGGAATACCCACAATTAGATCTAAAGAATGCGAAAGGTCCAAAAGCTATAATTCAAACTAATCATGGAGATATTGAAGTTCAATTATTTGAAAAAGAAGCTCCAATGACTGTTGAAAATTTTGTTCGTTTAGCTAAAAAAGGCTATTACGATGGTACTACTTTTCATCGAGTAATCAGTGATTTCATGATCCAAGGTGGTGATCCAAAGGGTGACGGTACAGGTGGTGAAAGTATCTGGGGACATCCCTTCGAAGATGAATTTTCAAACAAATTATTTAATGTACGTGGTGCGCTCTCAATGGCTAATTCTGGTCCTAATACAAATGGAAGCCAATTCTTTATTGTTCAAAATAAGAATGTACCTAAACGGATGATTAAAGAAATGGATGCTGCAGGTTATCCAAAAGAATTAGTTAAGGCATATAAACAAGGCGGAACCCCATGGCTTGACGGTCGTCACACTGTTTTTGGACAAGTAATTAAAGGTATGGATGTTGTTGATGAAATTGCAAAGGTTCCGCGTGACAAGGCAAATGATAAACCAAAAGAAGATGTAATCATTAAGAGTATTCATATTGAAGATTAA